A genomic segment from Dermatobacter hominis encodes:
- a CDS encoding ComEC/Rec2 family competence protein encodes MSDAALVATAVLVALCAVLGVAVPVPVLVAVVVLALVHRHPVEVALALALVAGGRSDASLRALEAPLPDRVEGTAQLVGDPEPGRFGTTVELRIGGRRWQAQVGRSDEWVLRPLLTGDHVVVAGRPSAFHGAPVGWQRSRHLAGRLVVTRISRGPPAAPWYRLANGVHRLVADGASSFEPSARSLYLGLVLGDDRAQGDLDRFRFQATGLGHLLAVSGQNVAFVLLLARPVMARCGLRTRWLVGLAVLALFVLLTRAEASVLRAAAMASVALLAATSGRLVSGARVLALAVVGLLLADPLLVTGLGFQLSVCATVGLLVGVRPLSERLPGPRWLADALACTIAAQLATAPLLLGLNGGVPSVATVTNVLAVPVAGAVMVLGLTVGVVAGGLVAPVASVLQWPSRLLVGWVEAVAATGSRSPLPLLGPTRLALLVGAGAALLLRRGRRWPVAVAVALVAVAVRPVPPPVGPTVVGPGVTVCGATVVLDGAVDVVDALEALQRAGVVRAEVVVGPPSESSVHVAEQLDATLQAPTGRAGGDRSDAGSGRSAGPAAASEAPCTVAP; translated from the coding sequence GTGAGCGACGCCGCCCTCGTCGCGACGGCGGTGCTGGTGGCGCTCTGCGCGGTCCTGGGCGTCGCGGTCCCGGTCCCGGTGCTGGTGGCGGTGGTCGTCCTGGCGCTCGTGCACCGGCACCCGGTCGAGGTGGCGTTGGCGCTCGCGCTGGTGGCCGGCGGCCGGTCCGACGCGTCGCTGCGCGCCCTCGAGGCGCCCCTGCCCGACCGGGTCGAGGGGACCGCCCAGCTGGTCGGCGACCCGGAGCCCGGGCGGTTCGGCACCACGGTCGAGCTGCGGATCGGCGGCCGGCGCTGGCAGGCGCAGGTCGGGCGGTCCGACGAGTGGGTGCTGCGGCCGCTGCTCACCGGCGACCACGTCGTCGTCGCCGGCCGTCCGAGCGCCTTCCACGGCGCGCCGGTCGGCTGGCAGCGCAGCCGCCACCTCGCCGGTCGGCTGGTCGTCACGCGGATCAGCCGTGGGCCGCCGGCGGCGCCCTGGTACCGCCTCGCCAACGGCGTCCACCGGCTGGTCGCCGACGGCGCGTCGTCGTTCGAGCCCAGCGCCCGCTCGCTGTATCTCGGCCTGGTGCTGGGCGACGACCGGGCTCAGGGCGACCTCGACCGGTTCCGGTTCCAGGCCACGGGCCTCGGCCATCTGCTGGCGGTCAGCGGTCAGAACGTCGCGTTCGTGCTGCTCCTGGCCCGGCCGGTCATGGCCCGGTGCGGGCTGCGGACCCGGTGGCTCGTGGGCCTGGCGGTGCTCGCGCTGTTCGTGCTCCTCACGCGGGCCGAGGCCTCGGTGCTGCGCGCCGCGGCGATGGCGTCGGTCGCGCTCCTCGCGGCCACGTCCGGCCGGCTCGTGTCGGGCGCTCGGGTCCTGGCGCTGGCCGTCGTCGGGCTCCTGCTCGCCGACCCGCTGCTCGTCACCGGCCTCGGCTTCCAGCTGTCGGTGTGCGCCACCGTCGGGCTGCTCGTCGGGGTGCGGCCGCTGTCCGAGCGGCTGCCCGGCCCCCGGTGGCTGGCCGATGCGCTGGCCTGCACGATCGCCGCGCAGCTGGCGACGGCCCCGCTGCTGCTCGGTCTGAACGGCGGGGTGCCCTCGGTGGCCACGGTGACGAACGTGCTCGCCGTGCCGGTGGCGGGTGCGGTCATGGTCCTCGGGCTGACCGTCGGCGTGGTCGCCGGCGGGCTCGTCGCCCCGGTGGCCTCGGTGCTCCAGTGGCCGAGCCGGCTCCTCGTGGGCTGGGTCGAGGCGGTGGCCGCGACCGGTTCGCGATCGCCGCTCCCGCTGCTCGGGCCGACCCGACTGGCGCTGCTCGTCGGCGCCGGCGCCGCGCTGCTCCTCCGTCGCGGCCGGCGGTGGCCCGTCGCGGTCGCGGTGGCGCTCGTCGCCGTCGCGGTGCGCCCGGTGCCGCCGCCGGTCGGTCCGACGGTCGTCGGGCCGGGCGTCACGGTGTGCGGGGCGACGGTCGTGCTCGACGGCGCGGTCGACGTGGTCGACGCGCTGGAGGCGCTGCAGCGCGCCGGCGTGGTCCGGGCCGAGGTCGTCGTGGGGCCGCCGTCGGAGTCGAGCGTGCACGTCGCGGAGCAGCTCGACGCGACGCTGCAGGCCCCGACCGGCCGGGCGGGCGGCGACCGCTCGGACGCCGGCAGTGGGCGGTCGGCGGGCCCGGCAGCGGCGTCGGAGGCGCCGTGTACGGTGGCGCCGTGA
- the holA gene encoding DNA polymerase III subunit delta: MSGEIHLLKGSDPVLLNDAVLELVDRLVGDAARDEVLAEFSGDDYDIGAVVLAAQTVSMFGDRVVVARNMGRFGTGGKADDDDDGADDVDDAPAGAADIGVLLDYLADPSPDASLVLVWSPPATAGVRRGPVPRKLTAAVKEAGGTVADHGMPKGKGASMWVDDRLDAADVRLSGAAKQLVVERLGEDLNRLDGILRVLEATFGSGAGPLGPDEVEPFLGDSGGVPPWDVTDAIDGGRVAQAVTNVRRMVQGGGRHPLAVMATLNSHYGRMLRLDGAGIRDEKEAAALLGMKGSTFPAKKALTQANKLGSAKLARATQLLARADVDLRGRTGGPPEQTLEVLVARLAALSSGGRGGSGGRSAAGGRSGGRGAVSRRR, translated from the coding sequence GTGAGCGGCGAGATCCACCTGCTCAAGGGCAGCGACCCCGTCCTCCTGAACGACGCCGTGCTCGAGCTGGTCGACCGCCTGGTGGGCGACGCCGCCCGTGACGAGGTGCTCGCCGAGTTCTCCGGCGACGACTACGACATCGGCGCGGTCGTCCTCGCCGCCCAGACGGTGTCGATGTTCGGCGACCGCGTGGTCGTGGCCCGCAACATGGGCCGCTTCGGCACCGGCGGCAAGGCCGATGACGATGACGACGGCGCCGACGACGTGGACGACGCCCCGGCCGGCGCCGCCGACATCGGCGTCCTGCTCGACTACCTCGCCGACCCCTCACCCGACGCCAGCCTCGTCCTCGTCTGGAGCCCGCCCGCCACCGCGGGGGTCCGCCGCGGGCCGGTGCCGCGGAAGCTGACCGCCGCGGTGAAGGAGGCGGGCGGCACCGTCGCCGACCACGGCATGCCCAAGGGCAAGGGCGCCTCGATGTGGGTCGACGACCGCCTCGACGCCGCCGACGTCCGCCTCAGCGGGGCGGCCAAGCAGCTGGTGGTCGAGCGCCTCGGCGAGGACCTGAACCGTCTCGACGGCATCCTCCGGGTGCTCGAGGCCACCTTCGGCAGCGGCGCCGGCCCCCTGGGGCCCGATGAGGTCGAGCCGTTCCTCGGCGACTCCGGCGGCGTGCCGCCGTGGGACGTCACCGATGCGATCGACGGCGGGCGGGTGGCGCAGGCCGTCACGAACGTGCGGCGGATGGTGCAGGGCGGCGGCCGGCACCCGCTCGCGGTGATGGCCACCCTGAACAGCCACTACGGGCGGATGCTCCGGCTCGACGGCGCCGGCATCCGCGACGAGAAGGAGGCCGCGGCGCTGCTCGGCATGAAGGGCTCGACCTTCCCGGCGAAGAAGGCGCTCACGCAGGCGAACAAGCTCGGGTCCGCCAAGCTCGCCCGGGCGACGCAGCTGCTCGCCCGGGCCGACGTCGACCTGCGGGGCCGGACGGGGGGACCTCCCGAGCAGACGCTCGAGGTCCTGGTGGCCCGCCTCGCCGCGCTCTCGTCCGGGGGACGAGGGGGCTCGGGCGGGCGATCCGCCGCCGGAGGTCGCTCCGGCGGGCGGGGTGCCGTCAGTCGGCGGCGTTGA
- the rpsT gene encoding 30S ribosomal protein S20: MANIKSQIKRNRQNERANERNRAVRSELKTRTKRVEAAIEAGEPTEELLKDAIKRIDQAAAKGVLHKNTAARRKARLAKKVNAAD, encoded by the coding sequence ATGGCGAACATCAAGAGCCAGATCAAGCGCAACCGTCAGAACGAGCGGGCGAACGAGCGCAACCGCGCCGTCCGCTCCGAGCTGAAGACCCGCACCAAGCGCGTCGAGGCCGCCATCGAGGCCGGTGAGCCCACCGAGGAGCTCCTCAAGGACGCCATCAAGCGCATCGACCAGGCTGCCGCCAAGGGCGTGCTCCACAAGAACACCGCCGCCCGCCGCAAGGCCCGCCTGGCGAAGAAGGTCAACGCCGCCGACTGA